The genomic region TTTCGCATCCCCGCCGTGGTCTATGCGCCGCCTTTCCCGCCCCCGCCCTTTTTTTCTGTTCCTGTACAAGAGCCGCATGCGCCATCGTAAGCAACGCGGCCGTCCCCTGGACGGCTGGCTGATCATCGACAAGCCCCAGGGCCTCACCAGCACCGATGTGGTGAACCGGTTGAAGCGCTGGTTCGACGCCCAGAAATGCGGCCATGGTGGCACGCTCGACCCGCTCGCCACCGGACTCCTGCCGATCGCCTTCGGGGCCGCCACCAAGACCGTGCCCTATGTCATGGACGGCACCAAGCTGTACCGTTTCACCCTGCGCTTCGGCGAGGCGCGCGACACCGACGATGCCGACGGGCAGGTGATCGAGACCTCCGAAGCGCGGCCGACCGACGAGCAGATCCGCGCCGCCCTGCCGGCCCTGACCGGCGACATCATGCAGGTGCCCCCGGTCTTCTCGGCGGTGAAGGTCGCCGGCGAGCGCGCCTATGACCTCTCGCGCGCCGGTGCCCCGCCGGTGCTCGATCCGCGTCCGGCCCGCGTCGATCGCTTCGAGCTGATCGAGCGGGTGGATGCCGATACGGCGGTGTTCGAGGTGCAGTCGGGCAAGGGCGTCTACATGCGCAGCCTCGCCCGCGACCTGGCGCGGGCCTGCGGCACCGTGGGCCACATCGCTGCCCTGCGCCGGCTGCGTGTCGGCCCCTTCACCGAGGCGCAGGCAATTCCTCTGGACAAGCTCGCGCCCACGGAGGATACCCCGCGCGCTTCTCCGGACCTCTTGCTTCCGGTCGCGACCGCGCTGGCCGACATCCCGGCGCTGGCCCTGACCGAGGCGGAGGCCTTCGGCCTGTCGAACGGCCAGGCGATCAGCCTGGTCACGCTGATGGGACGCATTCCAGGGGCGGCCGATCCCGATGGGGGTCTGGCCCGTGCCATGGCGGGGAGCCGCGTGATCGGGCTGTGCCGGCTGGAAGATGGCTGGCTCAGGCCCGAACGGCTGCTCTGAGCCGCGCGCGTCGCAGCAACCTCATTCATTCATGGAGTAAGCCGATGTCGATCACAGCCGAGCGCCGCACGGCGCTGATTTCCGATTACGCCACCGTGCAGGGCGATACCGGCAGCCCCGAGGTCCAGGTGGCGCTGCTCACCGAGCGGATCAGCAACCTCACCGAGCATCTCAAGACGCATGCGAAGGACTTCCACAGCCGCCGCGGCCTGCTGATGCTGGTCGGGCGCCGCCGTCGCCTGCTCGACTATCTGCGCAAGAAGGACCACTCGCGGTACGAGGCGCTGATCGGCCGGCTCAACCTGCGCCGCTGACCGGCAAAATCATGGTCTTGCCGGCGCTTCCGCCTATATAAGGGGCGCCGGCGCTTCCCCCGCGCCATGGTGGCCGGGGGAGCTCCACCCCGGGGGATTGGCCCCCGGACGCCGCGGCTGCGGCGGTGCAACAGACGGCCGATCCGGCAGCCTCCGCTTCGGGAGCCGCGACGGCGTTTCCGGCCACATGGATCGTGGGCGTTCTGGCGTCCACCCGCGGCTGCAAGCCATTCCCGCAGTCCGCCTCCATGCCGCCCGAGGCGCCGTACCCCGCCGGAGTCAACGGATCGTTCCCGTGCTGCCACCCGTCCGGCCGGCACGAAAGGGAACGACGAGACGATGTTCAATTACTACCGCAAGGAGCTTGACTGGGGTGGCCGCAAGCTGGTCCTCGAGACCGGCAAGGTCGCGCGTCAGGCCGACGGCGCGGTGATGGTGAGCTACGGCGACACCATCGTTCTGTGTACGGCGGTGGGCATGCGTACGCCCAAGCCGGGCCAGGATTTCTTCCCCCTGACCGTGAACTACCAGGAGAAGGCCTTCGCCGCGGGCAAGATCCCGGGCGGCTTCTTCAAGCGCGAGGGCCGGCCCTCGGAGATGGAGACGCTGAAGTCGCGCCTGATCGACCGGCCGATCCGCCCGCTGTTCCCGGAGGGCTTCAAGAACGAGGTCCAGGTCATCGCCACCGTGCTCAGCCATGACCTGGAAAACGATCCCGACATCGTCGCCATGGTCGGCTGCTCGGCCGCGCTGACGCTGTCCGGCATTCCGTTCTTCGGCCCGGTGGGCGCCGCCCGCGTCGGCTACGTCGACGGCCAGTACGTGCTCAACCCGACCGCCGATCAGATGAAGAAGACCACGCTCGAGCTGGTGGTGGCCGGCACCACCGAGGGCGTGCTGATGGTCGAATCCGAGGCGGATGAGCTGACCGAGGAGACGATGCTCGGCGCCGTGACCTTCGGGCACGCGGCGTTCCAGCCGGTGATCCAGGCGATCATCGAGCTGGCCGAGGTGGCCGCCAAGGAGCCCTGGCCGCTGCCGGAGGAGAGCGAGGAGCAGAAGACCCTGCGCGCCCGCGTCGACAGCCTGGCCCGTGCCGGCCTGGCCGATGCCTATCGCGAGCCGCAGAAGCAGGTCCGCCACGAGAAGATCGACGCGGTCCGCAAGGCCGCCGCCGAGGCGCTGGCGGCCGAGGGGCTCGATGTCGAGAAGGCCAAGGGCCTGTTCAAGGACCTCGAGGCCGACATCGTCCGCAACGCCATCCTCGACACCGGCCTGCGCATCGACGGCCGCGACACGAAGACCGTGCGCCCGATCGTGGCCGAGGTCGGCGTGCTGCCGCGCGCGCATGGCAGCGCCCTGTTCACCCGCGGCGAGACGCAGGCCTTCGTGGTGGCGACGCTCGGCACGGCGCAGGACGAGCAGGTGATCGACGCGCTCGAGGGCGAGTACCGCGAGCACTTCATGCTTCACTACAACTTCCCGCCGTACTCCGTTGGTGAAACGGGCCGTCTCGGCAGCCCGGGCCGGCGCGAGATCGGCCATGGCAAGCTGGCCTGGCGCGCCGTGCATCCGTTGCTTCCGGAGAAGGAGAAGTTCCCGTATACCTTGCGGGTGGTTTCCGAGATCACCGAGAGCAACGGGTCTTCCTCGATGGCGACGGTGTGCGGCACTTCGCTCGCGCTGATGGATGCCGGCGTGCCGCTGAAGAGCCCGGTGGCGGGCATCGCCATGGGGCTGATCAAGGAAGATCGCGGCTACGCCGTGCTCACCGACATCCTCGGCGACGAGGACCATCTCGGCGACATGGACTTCAAGGTGGCCGGCACCGAGCGTGGCGTCACCAGCCTGCAGATGGACATCAAGATCACCTCGATCACGCCGGAGATCATGCAGGTGGCGCTCGGCCAGGCGCGTGACGGCCGGCTGCACATCCTGGGCGAGATGGCCAAGGCGTTGACCGGGGCGCGCACCGACGTCGCCGCGACCGCGCCGCGGATCACCGTGATCAACATCCCCAAGGAGAAGATCCGCGACGTGATCGGCACCGGCGGCAAGGTGATCCGCGAGATCGTCGAGCAGACCGGCGCCAAGATCGACATCGAGGACGACGGCACCATCAAGATCGCCGCCACCGACATGACCAAGACCCAGGCGGCGATCGACTGGATCCGCGGCATCGTCGCCGAGCCCGAAATCGGCGTGATCTACACCGGCAAGGTGGTCAAGACCGCCGAGTTCGGCGCTTTCGTGAACTTCCTCGGCTCCCGCGACGGGCTGGTTCACATCAGCGAGCTGGCGCAGGGCCGGGTCGCCAAGACCAGCGACGTGGTCAATGTCGGTGACAGCGTGAAAGTGAAGGTGCTGGGCTTCGACGACCGCGGCAAGGTGAAGTTGTCCATGCGCGTGGTTGACCAGGCCACCGGCGAGGACATCAGCGAGAAGGTCGGACCGAAGGGCGGCCGCAACGAGCGCGGCGGGCGCGGCGGCCAGGGGCCGGACGGAGAGGCCACGAACGGGTCGTCCGACGCCGCGGCCGAGTGACCAAAAAAGAAGGAGTCGTTTCCGCTTTCGGGACCTTGATCCCGAAGGCGGGACGGGCTTCGATGAAGGAAACGTGACAGTCGCCCCCCGGAAGGCGCGGGTCGTCAGGAGCAGGCCATGAAGGTGATCAACCCGATCCGAATGGGGGGCGTCGAGGTCCTGCCCATCGTCGAAGGCGGCAAAGGGGTGGCGATCTCGAACGGCGTCACCGCGGGCCTTTGGGCGGCCGGCGGCGGGGCCGGTACGATCAGCGCCGTCAATGCGGACAGCTATGACGCCGACGGCAATATCCTCGAGCAGATCTATCGCGGCCGCACCCGCCGCGAGCGCCACGACGAACTGGTGGCCTACGGCATCGCCGGCGGCATCGCCCAGGCGCAGCGCGCGCACGAGATCGCCGGTGGGCGCGGGCGCATCCACGCCAACGTGCTGTGGGAGATGGGCGGCGCCGAGCGGGTGATCACCGGCGTGCTGGAAGGCGCCAAGGGCCTGATCAACGGCATCACCTGTGGTGCCGGCATGCCCTATCGCCTCGCCGAGATCGCCGCGCGCTTCAACGTCCATTATTACCCGATCGTTTCCTCGGCCCGCGCCTTCGGGGCGCTGTGGAAGCGCGCCTACCATAAGGCCGCCTCCCTGCTCGGCGGCGTGGTCTACGAGGATCCCTGGCTCGCCGGCGGCCATAACGGCCTGTCCAACAGCGAGAACCCGGAAAAGCCCGAGGACCCGTTCCCCCGCGTGCTGGCGCTGCGCAAGCTGATGCGCGAGTTCGGGCTCGGCGACACCCCGATCATCATGGCTGGCGGCGTGTGGTGGCTGGAAGACTGGGAGGACTGGATCGACAACCCCGATCTGGGCCCGATCGCCTTCCAGTTCGGCACCCGTCCGTTGCTGACCCAGGAAAGCCCGATCGGCAATGCCTGGAAGCAACGTCTGCTGAAGCTGAAGGCCGGCGACGTCTTCCTCAACCGCTTCAGCCCGACCGGCTTCTATTCCTCGGCGCTCAACAACAGCTTCATCCAGGAACTGCGCGAGCGCAACGAGCGGCAGGTGGCCTATTCGGCCGAGCCGGTCGGCGAGCACGTCGCCGAGTACGGCGTCGGCCCGCGCAAGCGGCCGACCTACCTGACCCAGGTCGATCTCGAGCGCGTCCACGGCTGGGAAGCCGAGGGCTTCACCGAGGCGCTGCGCACGCCGGATTCCACGCTGATCTTCGTGACCCCGGAAAAGGCGCGCGAGATCATCGAGGACCAGGTGGCCTGCATGGGCTGCCTGAGCCAGTGCCGCTTCTCCAACTGGTCGCAGCACGAGCCTGATTTCAGCAACGGCAAGAAGGCGGATCCGCGCAGCTTCTGCATCCAGAAGACGCTGCAGGCCGTCGCCCATGACGCCGACAAGGAAGACGTGGTCGAGAACAATCTGGTGTTCAGTGGCCACAACGCCTTCCGCTTTGCCTCCGACCCGTTCTACAGCAACGGCTTCATCCCGACGGTGCGGCAGTTGGTGGAACGCATCCTGACCGGCCGGTAAGCCCGCTCCCCCTCCGGTCCGTGCGACCGGAGGGGGCCTGGCCGGCTCAGCCCGCCCGGACCGGTTCCCCGGGAAACGCCAGATGGTGCAGCAGGCTGGCCTGGGTATAGGGCTTGGCGATGATGGTGAACTCGTCCTCGGCCCCCAGGCGGTTCAGCACGTCACGCGCGTAGCCGGAGGCCAGCAGCACCCGGATGTCCGGGCGGATCGCCCGTGCCTCCCGGGCCAGATCGACGCCGCTCACGCCGTTCGGCATCACCACGTCCGAGAGCAGGACATCGATGGGCCGGTCGGAGCGCAGCACGTCCAGGGCCGCCACCCCGTCGGCGGCGGTGGTCACGCTGCAGCCGGCATCGAGCAGCATCATCCGCACCACCCCGAGCACGTCCGGATCGTCCTCGACCAGCAGCACCGACAAGGGGGGCGTGCCGTCGCGCGCGGGGGCGGCGGTGGCCGGGGCCTGGGCGGCGGTCTGGTCGTCGGCCGGGAACACCAGGCTGATCACGGTGCCTTCGTCGGCGCGGCTGCGGGCGAGCACGCCGCCACCGGATTGGCGCACGAAGCCATGCACCTGCGGCAAGCCGAGGCCGGAGCCCTCGCCGATCTGCTTGGTGGTGAAGAAGGGTTCGAAGGCACGGGCGAGCACCTCGGGGGACATGCCGGTGCCGGTGTCGGTCACTTCGACGCGGACATAGTTGCCGTCCGCCACCTCGAAGGTCATGGCCTCCGTCCCGGCCAGGGGCAGGTTCGTCAGCGCGATCTCGATCCGGCCACCGGCGGGCATGGCGTCGCGCGCATTCAGCACCAGGTTCAACAGGGCGGCCTCGAACTGGCCGGGATCGAGGATGCAGTCCCACAGCTCCGGGTCGGCGTGGATGGTCACGCCGATGCTCTCGCCGACGGCGCGCCGGACCAGTTCGTGGATCTCGCCCACCAGCCGGTCCAGGCGCACCCGCTCGGGATAGAGCATCTGCCGGCGCGAGAAGGACAGCAATTGCCCGGTCAGCCGGGCGCCCCGGCCGATGGCCCGCAGCGACCGGGTCAGCAGCCGCTCGCTGCGGGGGTCCTCGGCGCGGCGTGACCGGGCGAGCAGCAGTTCGAGGTTGCCGGAGACCACCTGCAGCAGGTTGTTGAAGTCGTGGGCGATGCCGCCGGTCAGTTGGCCCACCGCCTCCATCTTCTGCGCCTGGGCGAAACGGCGCTGCGCGTCTTCCAGGGCGGCACGGGAATCGCGCTGGGCGGTGATGTCGCGGGTGATCTCGGCGTAACCGATCAGGACCCCGTCCTCGTCGCGGATGGGATCGAGGATGACGTTGGCCCAGAAGCGTGTGCCGTCCTTGCGCACGCGCCAGCCCTCGTCTTCGTAGCGTCCCTCGGTCGCGGCGGTCTGCAGGGCACGGGCCGGTTCCCCGGCGGCGCGGTCTTCCTCGGTGTGGAAGATCGCGAAATCCCGGCCCACCACCTCGTCGGCGGTATAGCCCTGGATGCGTTCGGCGCCGGTGTTCCAGTTGGCGACCCGTCCTTGCGGATCGAGCATGAAGATGGCGTAGTCGGTGACGCCCTGCACCAGCAGGCGGAACCAGGTTTCGCTTTCGCGCAGGGCGGCATTGCCTTCCTGCACCTGTCGCTCGAGCGTGCGCTCGTGCCGGGCGCGCGCCTCGCGGGCGGCGACGATGTCGGAGATGTCGAGGCAGATGCCGTACCAGCGGTCCACCTGTCCGTCGGCCCGGTGCACCGGGCAGCCGCGGACCAGGTACCATGTCCAGGTCCCGTCCGCGCCGCGCATCCGCATCTCCACCTCGTAGGGGATCACCAGCCGGACGCTTTCGTTCCAGCGCCGGCGGACCATTGCCAGGTCATCCGGATGCACCGTGCGGGTCCATCCCTCGCCCAGCAGCGCCGTTGCCGGAAGCCCGGTGAAGTCCTGGAAATGCCGGTTGGTGTAGATGTGGCCGCCGGCGGCATCGGTGACGAACACCAGGCCGGGGATGGCTTCGATCACCTCCTGCAGCCGGGCCTCGTGCCGGCGCTGCTCGGTCACGTCGCGGGAGGTCGCAACCAGGCGCTCCACCGCGCCCTCGGCCGTGCGCACCGGCGAGAGCACGACGTCCCAGCAGATGCTTGTTCCCGTGGCGGTGGTCCGTGCGTGCGAGAAACGGGCGGTGCCGCCGGCCTGCGTCATGCGCAGCGCCGCTTCCACCGACGGCCGGGCCTCATCCGGCCAGAGCGATGCCCAGTCCCGTCCCTGCAGCGCCGCGACGTCGTCCTGGCCCTGCGCCTGCAGGCCTGGCCCGTTGACGGCGAGCACCCGCCCGGCCGCGTCGAGCAGTTCGATGCAGTCGGTCGAACTTTCCAGCACGCTGCGCACCTGGGCCTCGCTCGCGGCCAGCAGCAGGGCCGATCGTCGCGCCGCCTGCCCGGCCAGCCGCAGTTCGCGTTCCCGCGCTTCGCTGGCGGCGGCCATGGCATCCAGCGTACGGCCGAGGCTGACGAATTCGCTCGCGCCGGCGGCAAGGCCGGTGCGGGCGGCGAGATCGCCCTCCTGCCAGCGAGACGCGGCCGCCAGCAGCCGGCCGATCGGGCGGTGGATCACGACCCTGGCCATCAGGGCGGCGCTGAGCAGCGCCAGCATGGCGCCGAGGGCGATGAACAGGCTGCCGCGCTGGTTGGCGGCCTGGATGGCGGTGAACATGCCGGCGCGGTCGAGGCTGACCGAAACCCCGAGGTCGGGCCCGCCGAAGCCGATCGGGGCAAAGCCGAAGATGCGCGATCCGCCTTCCAGGCTCGCCATCGTCACCACCCCTGGCCCGGCGCGCGCCATTTCACGAATGACGTCGGGGGAGGCGAGGGTGCCGACGAAGCGGGGGGCGTCGGGGCGGCGTGCCAGGATGGTGCCGTCCCGGTCGGTGATCGTCGCCGTGGCGCCCGGCGGCAGCGGCAGGGCGTCCACATGCGCCTGCATCCAGGCAAGGTCGAGCGTGCCGACGACCGCACCGGTGACCTGGCCCGTGTCGTCGCGGACAGGGGTGGCGAAGGCCAGGCGTGGCCGGCCGGAGCCGCGCCCGGTGATGTAGCCGCCCACGACGAAGTGGCCCTCGTCGATGGCCTGGCGGACATAGGGCCGGTCGGACAGGGTGATGGCGCGATCCTCGGAGTTGCCGGCGCAAATCGCGCGGCCATCGCGCCCGACGGTCAGGAACGAGCCGTAGCGTGGCGCCGAGCGCAGGGTGCGCGCGAGGAAGACGGCGCAGCGGTCCACCTCGCCGCGCCAGATCGCCGGCGCCTCGGCCAGCGTCACCAGCACCTGGCGCGCGCCTTCGATGATCTGCCGTTGCTCGGAGGCGACGAAGCGGACGAAGCGCAACGCTTCCTCCGCGACACGCTCTTCGCGGTCGCGGCGCGCCCCGGACTCGGTCAGCACCTGGAAGACCAGGACAGGCAGCAAGGCCGCCGCAATCACCAGGAGCAGGCGGGTGTTCAGGCTTGTTCTCAGTGTGCGCTTCCTCATTGCGCCCGGGGAGCATTGTGCAGGCCGTGCCGGCAGGCATCTGCGCGCGATCGGCACTTCCTGGATGCGGCATCGGCATCCGTCAGCCAGATCACGATAGGACAAGAGAGTGGTGACGTCAAAATTCTGTTTAAAAACGCCGACAAAAAGGCAGATCTTGGGAATATCTTGATAATATTTACCTGCGGGCAAGGCGCAGGAATGCGAAAAAGTATTGTCAAACCTTTACGGGAACTTTCCGGGTTCAAAAAATGCCCCGGCGGGCGATGCAACGTGATCGCCGCAGCCCGTTCCATCGGCGGGAAGGGTGAAAAAAGCGACCGCCCACGTGGGGCGGTCGGATGGTCCTGGCCTGATGCCATGGTCGCCCTGCCCGGCAGGACAGGGCGACCGTTCCCTCAGCAGCAGCGCAGCCCGCCGCCGGTGCCGTAGCGCCGGGACTGCCGGTCGCGGAAGAATTCCTCCCGCGTCATGACCGGCAGGTCGGGATGCCGCGCCTGGCGATGCGCGACATAGGTGTCGTAGTCCGGCAGCCCGACCATCAGGTTGGCCGTTTCCTTCAGGCGGCGGCCGAACAGGCGGGCACTAGACCCCAGATCGCACAGGGCGCAGGGCAGGCTCATATCCGACCTCCTTGGCGGTCACCACCGGCGCGGCCAGCGCGCGGCGGATGCCCAGCACCCCGTAGACCAGCATGGAGACGACCACGACCATGAACATGGCGCACATGGCCGCGTCCACATAGTCGTTGGTCACCACCCGCTGCATGTCGGCCAGCGACTTGGCCGGCGCCAGCACGCGGCCCTCGGCCAGCGCGTCGCCGAAGCGGCGGGCATGGGCGAGGAAGCCGATCGACGGGCTTTCGTGGAACAGCTTCTGCCAGCCCGCCGTCATGGTGCAGATAGTCAGCCATATCGTGGGCACGATGGTCACCAGGGCGAAGATGTCCCGCTTCATGCGGAACAGCACCACGGTGCACAGCGTCAGCGCGATCGCCGCCAGCATCTGGTTGGAGATGCCGAACAGCGGCCACAGCGTGTTGATGCCGCCGAGCGGATCGACCACGCCCTGGTACAGGAAGTAGCCCCAGGCCGAGACCGCGAGCCCCGTCGCCACCAGATTGGCCAGCCAGGATTCGGTCTGGCGCATCGCCGGGATGGCGGTGCCGAGCAGGTCCTGGATCATGAAGCGGGCGACGCGGGTGCCGGCATCCACCGTGGTCAGGATGAACAGCGCCTCGAACAGGATGGCGAAGTGATACCAGAACGCCATCATCGTCTGGCCGCCGATCACCCCGGAGAGGATGTGCGCCATGCCGACCGCGAGCGTCGGTGCGCCGCCGGCCCGCGAGAGGATGGTGGTTTCGCCGACATCCTTTGCAAGCTGGGTGAGCTGGTCGGGGGTGATGACGAAGCCCCAGCCGGAAATGGTCTGCGCCGCCTGGGCGGCGGTGGTGCCGATCAGGCCGGCCGGGCTGTTCATCGCGAAGTAGGCGCCGGGCTCGATCACGCAGGCGGCGATCAGCGCCATGATGGCGACGAAGCTTTCCATCAGCATGCCGCCATAGCCGATGAAGCGGATCTGTTCCTCGTTCTCGATGAGCTTCGGCGTGGTGCCGGAAGAGATCAGCGAATGGAAGCCGGAGACGGCGCCGCAGGCGATGGTGATGAACAGGAACGGGAACAGCGAGCCGGAGAACACCGGGCCGGAGCCGTCGATGAAGCGGCTGACCCCCGGCATGCGCAGTTCCGGCATCACCACGACGATGCCGACCGCCAGCGCCAGGATGGTGCCGATCTTGAGGAAGGTCGAGAGATAGTCGCGCGGTGCCAGCAGCAGCCAAACCGGCAGCACCGAAGCGACGAAGCCGTAGCCGATCAGGATCAGCGCCAGGGCCTCGCCGCGATAGGTGAACAGGGCGGCGAGCTCGGGGGTTTCGGCCACGGTCTGGCCGAAGATGATCGCGGCCATCAGCAGCACGAAGCCGATGACGGACATCTCGGCGATGCGGCCCGGGCGGATGAAGCGGCTGTAGATCCCCATCAGGATGGCGATGGGAATGGTGGCGAACACCGTGAAGGTGCCCCACGGGCTGCCCGCGAGCGCCTTGACCACGATCAGCGCCAGCACGGCGAGCAGGATGATCATGATCATCAGCACGCCGAACATGGCGATCACGCCGGGGACGGTGCCCATCTCCGAACGGATCATGTCGCCAAGCGAACGACCGTCGCGGCGGGTGGAGACGAACAGGACGATGCAGTCCTGCACCGCGCCCGCGAACACCACGCCCGCCAGGATCCACAGCGTGCCGGGCAGGTAGCCCATCTGCGCGGCCAGCACCGGCCCGACCAGCGGGCCCGCGCCGGCAATCGCCGCGAAGTGGTGGCCGAACACCACCCATTTGTTGGTCGGCACGAAGTCGAGTCCGTCATTGTGGCGGACCGCCGGTGTCGGACGCGATGCATCCAGCCGCAAAACGCGGCGGGCAATAAACAGACTATAGTAGCGATAGGCGGTCAGGTAGGTGCAGACCGCAGCCGTGACCAGCCAGACGGCGTTGATGGTTTCTCCCCTGTTCAGCGCAATAGTGCCCAGCGCAATGGCGCCGAGCAGCGCGATCAGGGGCCAGACGAGCCAGTTGACGGCGCCACCGGTGGCGCCCCGGCTTCCCGACATTTTATTTCTCCCCGGCAGTCGGTGTCGCAAAGGATGATTGACACTCGGCGCTTTCAACGCAGCAAGTCAACATGGGACGCGCTTTTCGCTGCCCTGCTGCGCGTGCGCGCCGGGATCGCGGGGCGAGGCCAGAGAGGGGGGATATTTTTGTGCGACGCACAAAAATACTGTGTGGCCGGGCTGTTCTTGTCGCCGTGACCGGGGTGGATGGCAGGGGCGGGATTTGCGCAACCGATTATTTCGCTTTGGATCCTTTCGTCGTGCAAGGGGGATTCCGCCTCGGCGGGGCGCATGCGAGTTGACGCGGCCCCCCGCGCGGCGAGACTTTGGGGCTTCCCATCTGCAGGAGGCAGGATCATGCGCCAGGCGCGTTTCCGCGCTGACCCGATGGCCGTGGGGGCATAGGGAAACGACCGTGCCGCCCCCGCCCGACAATGCCCGCCAGCTCAGTGCCGCCAGCTACCGTCTTGCGGTCGAGGACAGCGAGTTCCTGCTGCGCGACGAAGTGCGCGCCGTCCGCTTCGCCCTGGAATACGCCAAAGTCGACCTGGCTCTGCGTGACTGGGGCATCCGCACCACCATCATCGTGTTCGGCAGCGCACGCACCCCATCCCCTGAACGGGTGGAGGCGGCGGAAGCCGCGGCGCAGGATGACGCCTCGCGCGCCGCCGTAGCGGCGCTGCGGGCGAAGGCGGCGATGTATGAACAGGCGCGCCTGTTCGGCCGCATCGCCTCCCAGCGCGGCGGGGCCTTCGCGCCGCGCAATCGCTGGCGCGACAACGTGATCGCGACCGGTGGCGGCCCAGGGATCATGGAGGCGGTCAACCGTGGGGCCTGGGAGGTCGGCGCCCCGAGCATCGGCTTCAACATCACCCTGGCGCACGAGCAGGCGCCCAATCCGTACACCACGCCGGAGCTGACCTTCCGCTTTCATTATTTCGCCATGCGCAAGATGCACCTGGCGATGCGGGCGCGGGCGCTGGTGGTGTTTCCGGGTGGCTTCGGCACGCTCGACGAATTGTTCGAGATCCTCACCCTGAACCAGACCGGCAAGAACACCTCGCCCTTGCCGATCGTGCTGTTCAACGAAGCCTATTGGCGCCGCATCATCGCCTTCGACACCCTGCTGGAGGAAGGCATGATCCGCGCCGAGGACCTCGCGCTGTTCGACTTCGCCGACACCGCCGAGGACGCCTGGGCGGCGCTGGTGCGGCGCGGCCTGTCCGCGCACGCGCCGCAGAAGGGGTAAGGGACATGCTGACGGCACTGGTGGTGTTGCTGGGATGCCAGTTGGCGGGCGAGGTGATCGCGCGGGCGGGGGGCATTCCGGTGCCCGGGCCGGTGATCGGCTTCGTGCTGCTGTTGCTGGGGCTGGCCGTGCGGGCCTGGTGGCAGCCGGAGCACAAGGCGGTGGAAGGCACGCCGCTCGCCGCGGTGGCCGCGGTGCTGCTGGGCAATTTCTCGCTGATGTTCGTGCCGGCGGGGGTGGGGGTGATCCAGCAGGGCCCGGTGCTGCTGCAATATGGGCCGGTGCTGTTCGTGGCGGTGATCGTCTCGACCTTCGTGACGCTGGTGGTGACCGGCGTGGTGTTCATGGCGGTGTCGCGCTGGCTGCGCAAAGGGGCGTGATGAGCGATCTGGGCTTCCTGTGGGTCTACCTGGCGACCAGCCCGCTGCTGTGGCTGACGGCGACGCTGCTGTCCTATGTGCTGGCCGACCGGGTGGCGGCGTCGCTGGGGCGGCATCCGCTGGCCAATCCGCTGCTGATCGCGATCGTGCTGATGGTGGGCGTGCTGCTGGCGACCAAAACGCCGTTCGCAACCTATTTCGAAGGCGCGCAGTTCGTGCATTTCCTGCTGGGGCCGGCGACCGTGGCGCTGGCGGTGCCGCTGTGGCACAACCGCTGGCAGGTGGTGCGGGCACTGCTGCCGCTGCTGGCGGCCTTGCTGGTCGGTTCCCTGACGGCCATCGTTTCAGCGGTCGGCATTGCCTGGGCC from Rhodovastum atsumiense harbors:
- a CDS encoding LrgB family protein: MSDLGFLWVYLATSPLLWLTATLLSYVLADRVAASLGRHPLANPLLIAIVLMVGVLLATKTPFATYFEGAQFVHFLLGPATVALAVPLWHNRWQVVRALLPLLAALLVGSLTAIVSAVGIAWAFGAPGPVLAAIAPKSVTTAIAMSVAQGLGGDPALTAMLVIATGIVGGMMWPLLGRLGVRDPAAQGFATGLAAHGMGTARAFQADPVAGSFAGIALALNGLMTSLIVPVVLRLFGM